One Rhizoctonia solani chromosome 2, complete sequence DNA segment encodes these proteins:
- a CDS encoding GPI-anchored small secreted protein: MLALGFALVAGAVVGVAAAPNPTEPSGASVFNVGQQCSIKWDADATGTWKDMSIQLMTGDNWNMIHITTIAQNIDATDATKNTYTYTCPDVTPNSQIYFYQFSSPSDPKNLLWTTRWTLASASGETTPPSETTQPNGDKIGWGKGALVDPSTAVPAPAYLAGNNQAGSTNSTAAGAPSTVVISSTASQTGTLSITSTINPGPGVSSTTVVNTTPAASTGRAATTGAPSAGASANNQTTTTSANGALTNTAVSGFTLVGAFVAALGLF; the protein is encoded by the exons ATGTTGGCCCTTGGATTTGCGCTTGTTGCTGGTGCGGTTGTTGGTGTTGCCGCTGCTCCTAATCC GACGGAGCCTTCTGGTGCTTCGGTGTTCAATGTTGGCCAGCAGTGTTCGATCAAGTGGGATGCTGATGCG ACTGGCACATGGAAGGATATGAGCATCCAGCTCATGACCGGTGACAACTGGAACATGATCCACATTACTA CCATCGCTCAAAATATTGACGCAACCGACGCGACCAAGAACACATACACATACACTTGCCCTGACGTCACACCCAACTCGCAGATTTACTTTTACCAGTTCTCGAGCCCGTCGGACCCGAAGAACTTGTTGTGGACCACACGCTGGACT CTTGCGAGTGCGAGCGGAGAAACCACACCACCAAGCGAAACTACTCAGCCCAATGGGGATAAGATTGGCTGGGGCAAGGGAGCGCTTGTTGACCCTTCGACGGCGGTTCCTGCCCCTGCTTACCTCGCTGGCAACAACCAAGCAGGGTCGACTAATTCCACTGCAGCTGGAGCTCCATCCACCGTTGTAATCTCGAGCACTGCTTCCCAGACTGGTACCTTGAGCATTACGTCAACCATAAACCCTGGTCCTGGAGTCTCGAGTACCACCGTTGTCAACACTACCCCAGCTGCTTCGACTGGGCGTGCTGCCACCACTGGTGCACCCAGCGCTGGTGCCTCGGCCAACAACCAgaccactaccaccagcGCCAACGGTGCATTGACCAACACTGCCGTCTCTGGCTTCACCCTCGTCGGAGCGTTCGTCGCCGCTCTCGGCTTGTTCTAG
- a CDS encoding short chain dehydrogenase: protein MLSLSRIQFDGFFISLFARLAMPVADLSGKLAIVTGANSGIGLEAARAFAGMGARVVLACRNKERGEEAKKSIIETTGATTGVLAITEDDYEQTYQANHLSHVLLTHGLLNAGCIAPDGRIVSVSSMNSYFSGPLNKNNVDNRDILTKFDNKAGPSCRLLT from the exons ATGCTTAGTTTGAGCCGGATACAATTCGATGGCTTTTTTATCTCGTTGTTCGCCAGGTTGGCTATGCCCGTCGCCGACCTGTCAGGCAAGCTTGCCATCGTCACCGGTGCCAATTCTGGTATTGGGCTGGAGGCCGCTCGCGCTTTTGCAGGAATGGGGGCTCGAGTTGTTCTAGCATGCCGCAACAAGGAGAGAGGAGAGGAGGCGAAGAAAAGCATTATCGAAACCACCG GAGCAACCACGGGAGTGCTCGCCATCACAGAGGATGATTATGAGCAAACATACCAAGCCAACCATTTGTCTCACGTTCTTCTCACCCATGGCCTACTCAACGCAGGATGCATCGCTCCCGATGGACGCATTGTGTCTGTTTCTTCTATGAATTCGTACTTTAGCGGCCCACTAAACAAGAATAACGTGGACAATCGCGATATTCTGACCAAGTTCGACAACAAGGCCGGACCAAGCTGTCGTTTATTGACATGA